GGTGTCAAGTTTTTGGGGGACGGTTACACACATTGTGAAGGTATGAAAAACAGAAGCTGAATTACTATATGCAtgttatgattcataaataatgaattttctttttacatgtttaaattttgaataaggCAGCGTAAGGGGCATTGCGCTGTGTAATAAACAATGGAGGATGCTGGAAACATACTCAAATGGGAAGAACATATTCGGCTTGCCGTGTAATATGATGACGTACTCCAGCTAACTAACTGACTTCCATTCTCTGTTTTGACATGACAGAACctctctttatatataaagatgacTTATCGTTCTTTCCTTGCTTTTTCTGTTGTTGTCAGAATGATCATTTGAAAGGCTGCAAATGTCCACCTGGATTCAGCGGTGATGGGTTCAAAAACTGCACAGGTATTATACctatgaaatattataattagagcttgagattgaaaaaaaaaaataacttgttGATGTGTACAATTGAACGCAGATGTTAACGAGTGCGAGGAGAAAACAGTGTGCCAGTGTCGCGGCTGCAAATGCAAGAACACATGGGGAAGCTATGATCATTTGAAAGGCTGCAAATGTCCACCTGGATTCAGCGGTGATGGGTTCAAAAACTGCACAGGTATTATACctatgaaatattataattagagcttgagattgaaaaaaaaaaaataacttgttGATGTGTACAATTGAACGCAGATGTTAACGAGTGCGAGGAGAAAACAGTGTGCCAGTGTCGCGGCTGCAAATGCAAGAACACATGGGGAAGCTATGAATGTAGCTGCAACGGAAGCTTGCTTTACATCAGAGAGCATGACATTTGCATAAGTATATTTTACACCTCATTCATCGTTTTATTATTGGAAACAATAGTCGATCGATCCatctagataaaaaaaaagagtataaaCTGCATTGTAACTGATGACAAAGGTAAGGATGCAAGAGGAGATGTAAGCTGGGGAGTGATATGGATAATAATAATGGGACTGGGAGCAGCTGCTTTGGGAGCTTACACTGTTTACAAATACAGAATCCGGGTCTGCTTCTCAAAGACAATACTTGGTTCAATATTTTGGCTGGACTTTGATTGTGGGGTTTTCTTAAGTATTAATTAATCATGTGCTGCAGACGTACATGGACTCAGAGATAAGAGCGATAATGGCGCAATACATGCCTCTTGATAACCATCCCAACACTCAGCCTTCTCAGCTTGAGTGGTAAGAACAGTCTTCACTCAATTCACACACTATATCGTTACCATATATGTACTCCCAAAAAGCTTACAcattcagtttttaattatacttttttgtCACCTAATTTAAATTCACTTAATTCATTCGTTTAAGCCACTCAAACATGGTGGCCCGGAGAAACGTATGTATCTTACAGAATCATTATTAGGGAAACCAATAGTAGTAATTCTGGGCGTTCACCTCAACTAATCAGAGTAGTCTAAGCAAAACCGCTCATTAAATCTCACATTCCTTAGTCGTTAGCAATAGGGAAGAAGTGTCAGACCCGGCTCATGTACGTACCGGTTCTCGTGTCCACCATAATATCTTCACCGACATTGACAAAGAGGGGTACATTGACAACTGCACCAGTCTCGAGTGTGGCAGGTTTAGTTCCACCTGCATCCACCACTCCCTTGAGGTTAGTTTACTGTGGACCAACCATCCACAAGAGAATGTTATCATATACGTACCTTGTGCAGTGTCACCTCGGAGACCAGGATCAACGTCAACTATTTTAAGCTGAACTGTAATGGGAAGTTCAAAATCGATGAcctggaagagagagagagagaaagagatgatgaaCAAGGTCCTCACTCAGCTTTAAAAGTAGATATTACCTTGTCCTTCCAGTAGAGCAAATTGCAGTCCATTCCCTCTTTAAGCCATTTGGTCTTGTCGCCCATATCAGACTCGTTTAAACGTGTTTCCTCATAACTGCTCTGCGCACcaacaaacaaagaaaaggtTCAAATAGCCATACATCCATTTAGAATTTAGAGGGACAAAAACAGCAgctatttgatatatatatatatatatatatatatatatatatattataccaaGTCCATGAAAACAAACTGAGAGCCGTCTTTATAAGTGAATTGCTTAGTCTCCTTGAAGACATTGGCCTCTTCTATCTGAAATAAATCAAATGAGGAAGATAAGAGCGAAGATaagggaagaggaggaggaggttatGTTCAACTTACAGTAATTCCAGCACGAAAGGTTCTCTCGACGGTGCTACCATTGACGTAGTTCCTGATTTTGGTTCTGACAAAAGCAGCACCTTTGCCTGGCTTCACATGAAGAAACTCTGCCCACAAAACCAAATGCCTTAAAAGAATCTCAAAAACGACCATACATacgaagaaagaaagaaggaaTACCCAGAACACGCCACGGAGCACCATCGACTTCTATGCTTGTCCCGACTTTGATGTCGTTGCTAGACAGCGCATATATCCCTGCAAAATCATCACCGTCAGTCAGAGTCGAAGATGATAAAACACCACTCTCAATTAACATCTTAACTGGTAAAACAACTGTTCCTTCTGGTCACTGATTGGCTCTGGAAAGACAGACCGTGCAACGACGATGGTTTATAAGAAGGTGAAGAAATACACAACGAAGTTACAAAAGAAGTCCATGTCGCCGCCATTACTGGGAGCGGAGCGGAGCTCTAGAATGTTCTCCCCCccagggagggagggagggaggggaTATGGAAGATGGGGAACGCTATCGAACCGTAACAACAAATGGGCCACGGTCAAGcccattaataaaattaattgttgTGTGCTCTCAGAAAACTAGTCTTctcattatttttattattattttttttttttttttgaaaattaactaGTCTTTTCATTATTGGTTAATGGTTAGAGTAATTGGTGCACATACACCTAAACTGAACACTAATTTGGTTTATACCCACCATTTTACCGTGTCATTTTATTTCTCATTATACCCTTAGCCCACTACACAAGCCTACCACATAGCTTCTGCATGCATCAGTGAAGTGTTCCTCCTTTTATCCTCTGGTTTAAACAATGCTATTAGATAGATGTGGGTATAGGACTAACAGTGTCTGCTGCTTTTCGGGTGATGCAAATTCTAGAGAATCAAGAGTCTCATTAATTCGATAGACACCTAATAACCATCTTCTTTCATATCATCAATGTGTCTCCACTGCCTTTGGTTTTGAATCACCAGAATAAGAAATCAACAGATTGAGTATCGTCTATGTTCTCTTGTCCTCTTTGTTTTCTTAgctttttttgttcttgtttttcgGTTCCGAAaatctttataataaaaaaaaaaactgaagacaTCATCTAAGATTCGTTTGAAATGTTTCTTctctcttattattttctttcttacaCCGCAAATGATTTTTACCAAATTGGATTCAAATTAGGTTTTATTGTTTATtgaatttattttgtgtatttaaTTACTTTTCTTAAAACTTTAGTCATTGATGATATATCTTTTGGGGGAgttttgaaatttagttatCTATACATCCAAATCATATGAAATGCTAAAATGTGTTTGGTTGCATAGATGATAGTTGTACCGTTCCAAAGTAAGAGCAGTTGATGAAAACTCTTCTCAAGCAGCTAAAATCGAAGCCGAAGCCGAAGAGGAGGCGGCCAAgttcatcattttattttcgCTATGGCTAACATTATGCTTGATACATAATTTATTagatgatatattttttgttgccTGATACATGTTTCGTTGTAGATACcttgttattttattatgtatGTTATTGATTCTTGTAACATGTTATACATAATTATAATCATTAGAAAAACATGTATTATAGTTTGTTACCTAACACATCATTTGTTAGCTAATACATCATTTCTTACTTTGTGCTTTTTTGGTATATTGTTTGTTAGATGGTATATGATTTGTTATCTGATAAACGTTTTTGTAGGTTGATACATTGTTTCATACAAATGGTTTGATAAATCTTTTGTTATCTGATCAATGATCTTTTAACTGGTACATATTTTGTTAGCCGACACGAAGAACCGATGATTGGTTGGTTAGATGTTACAAGAGACTTGCCCTTAACTAATATATGATTGTGTAGCAGATAAATAGTTTATTAGCTTATACGTTGTTTGATACATAGTTTTTTAACAAAACCTGAAATTCAATCTCTAGTATTTACTCGTAAAATAATTTGTAGAGCTTGGACTTGTCGTCATGCCATAGCATTGCCTGCTTTGATAATACGATGCAGAGAAATTCGTTACGCaccgaaaaaaaaacaaaaatgaaaaaatgtagaaagaagagagagagggggacaCCAGTTGAGACATAACCAATACCTCAGAATCACACAGTATGGATTATTGTTAACTATAAAATTTTGCTTCTAACTATAATTGTATCGTTTAACAATATTgattatttaaaactataaaatatgccTCCAagattttctttattattttaacattaaaaaatatatgattataataCAACTTACATACAAATATTATAGTTTAATAGTAAATTTAGACgctaatattatttttagcaTCTAATATTCAAAGTTAACATTCTATTTTCAACTACACAGGActcatatatttataagatatgTTAATGATACTTTTTGTGTTGTCGGCTATTAAAAAGTTTATACGCTAACATTTTATATAGCAACTAACATTGTATACTAACTTTCAGTATATCAATAACCAtacaaatatgtttatatagtaTGTTTTAGTGGCTACCCATTACACTGAAACTTGTATGTGTTCTTCGTAGATCTTAGACAGATTGCAAAGATCTTCATttccaaaaatatttcttttcatATGCTTGTAGTTACTCTTGTTTGAGACTAACAAAGAGAGAGATTTGTGGGACGCATGACTTACTTTGATATCATTACTCACTAGTATACATGGAAAATCTAATTTTAATGGAATTGGTATATCAATGACAAAAACGAAATAAGGATGGTCATCAAAAGATTAATGGCGATAGCATAATTATTGTTGTATTtgagagattaaaaaaaagacgttgaaaagataaaaacattaaaattttgatgatatcaaatgaatctcaatcttttttatttatttaaatacatGAAATATCAATTACAATCTTGTGATCGAAAATTATTCTAAGCAACATACGGACAAAAACTCTTCTACAGCCACACCTACAACTTTCAATAGTCACACTGCCACAAATTTCTGCCAACAACTGCGTCAGAGTACGTTACTGATTTTGTGTCAGAACAGAGGAAAGGCAATTTCGAAACTTCAGGTAACAAAGTGCATAGCTGGAGCCATTTAAGTTTTGTCATAGGTGCTTTATAGATTTTATCTTCTATTTGGGGTATTGAGCATAATCACTCTAATGGTTACAACTCTGGCAAAAACAATcctaataatacataaaaaaaaatggaaaagaaaggtgttcaggaaaaaaaaaagaatggaaaagaaaatgttattttgtcAGTAGATAACAGAGAATGACGATGATGAGCGTTGCTGCCACACCCACGGCTGAGAAACCCAAGGATCCATTCCAGATGCCTTCTTCATCCATTTTCTTTTTGGATCCGACCTTCTCTTCTACTCTTCGACTCCGTATGAATCCTCCGAATCTGGACTTGCGTCCGCATTCGGGTTTTGATTCGGAATCGATTCTGAGATGATGCTTTCTGAATCTAACCACGAATGACAATCGATGAAGCTTCCATGATGACGACATTAATCGGTTTCGAAGATGGATTTTCAACTTGAATCTTCCCACTCTCATACCGACTTTAAGCTTGCACACTAACCTCTCCTCTGCTTCATCACCCATGTCCCTCGAGTGAGTGAGTGAGGCTGGCTCTCTACACCTAAACCCTTAGCCTAAACAAACAACGTGTCCCGTCATCATTATGGGCCTGTTATATTTTCCACGTAATTAGGCCCAAATAACTCCGCATCGTACTTTCTTTCGCGCTTTTCCCCAAAATAACTGTCACTCAGAGCAGACATGACTCCTTAAAATGCAACCTGATTAAAACATCTCTTACTAAAAAAGTATATAAGTTGTCCTCGGACCATGATTAACTCCGGTCTTTTAATTGGAGTTTTTACTTTTGGATAAGAGacgatttttaatttttattagattttaactaaaaaaaactaagaaccgtctcttagccgaaaaatgtcaaaaaataaaaatatcaaatcatgagttaagaactccGGTTAAGAGACTGGAGTTAATCATACCCTAAATTTTATCCCTTCAAATATTCtagtatatttatgtttatttattttttaaataagggtttaaaatttgtgtacattttattgattttaatttaataaatagtcaGTTAAAAAAGTTGGtccactgaaaaaaaaaactggattAGCAAAATCCATAGAAATCAATCAATCATCTATCAGGCGATTAAAGATTTTGATTTGACTATTAAATAATGGGTGA
Above is a window of Brassica napus cultivar Da-Ae chromosome A10, Da-Ae, whole genome shotgun sequence DNA encoding:
- the LOC111212020 gene encoding vacuolar-sorting receptor 2-like yields the protein MTEPLFIYKDDLSFFPCFFCCCQNDHLKGCKCPPGFSGDGFKNCTDVNECEEKTVCQCRGCKCKNTWGSYDHLKGCKCPPGFSGDGFKNCTDVNECEEKTVCQCRGCKCKNTWGSYECSCNGSLLYIREHDICISKDARGDVSWGVIWIIIMGLGAAALGAYTVYKYRIRTYMDSEIRAIMAQYMPLDNHPNTQPSQLEW
- the LOC106436324 gene encoding elongation factor P-like produces the protein MAATWTSFVTSLCISSPSYKPSSLHGLSFQSQSVTRRNSCFTRIYALSSNDIKVGTSIEVDGAPWRVLEFLHVKPGKGAAFVRTKIRNYVNGSTVERTFRAGITIEEANVFKETKQFTYKDGSQFVFMDLSSYEETRLNESDMGDKTKWLKEGMDCNLLYWKDKVIDFELPITVQLKIVDVDPGLRGDTAQGGTKPATLETGAVVNVPLFVNVGEDIMVDTRTGTYMSRV